One Brassica napus cultivar Da-Ae chromosome C4, Da-Ae, whole genome shotgun sequence genomic region harbors:
- the LOC106393910 gene encoding F-box/kelch-repeat protein At2g24250-like — protein MYYTLQELIVNHQSEHGFIREDCVLPDWSLLPVELLHIISKNLDDCFDALHARSVCALWRSIFPFPSHLSRPSYILPTLDNKGSWSLERIPLFLFRPRALAASEYFLGGIRRDEEPGEEEELPSPMQCTVKVEIPGSSDRRLMNMKDCQILPLGHQYRMIGCNAREYRNVAVLPLNQEGGGGDFVVLLNFTRVMFVFRSAEMRWRRLQPFTDATCEELFTFTGKFCAIFISGEVFAFDPHFLELTPLKPLELPNCGSSNDLVQSGDDELFLVETIIPRNDYVLDFNRLTLRVCRLDVEAGQWVVVTDIVVGTGG, from the exons ATGTATTACACACTTCAAGAGCTTATTGTAAACCACCAGAGCGAGCATG GTTTCATCAGAGAAGACTGTGTCCTACCGGACTGGTCTCTTCTCCCTGTAGAGCTACTCCACATCATCTCCAAGAATCTGGATGACTGTTTCGATGCTCTTCATGCTCGCTCTGTTTGCGCCCTGTGGCGATCCATCTTTCCCTTTCCTTCTCACCTATCACGCCCAAGTTACATTCTTCCAACGCTCGATAACAAAGGCTCGTGGAGCCTCGAAAGGATCCCTCTGTTCCTCTTTAGACCCCGAGCTCTTGCTGCTTCTGAGTATTTCTTGGGAGGGATAAGGCGAGATGAGGAGCCAGGGGAGGAGGAGGAACTTCCATCTCCTATGCAATGCACAGTGAAAGTGGAGATTCCAGGATCATCTGATCGGAGGTTGATGAATATGAAAGACTGCCAGATCCTCCCTCTTGGCCATCAGTACAGAATGATTGGTTGCAATGCTAGAGAGTACAGAAACGTGGCTGTTCTTCCTCTAAACCaggagggaggaggaggagattttGTTGTTCTCCTTAACTTCACTAGAGTTATGTTTGTGTTTAGAAGTGCTGAAATGAGGTGGAGGCGGTTACAGCCATTCACAGATGCTACTTGCGAGGAATTATTCACTTTTACAGGCAAGTTTTGTGCAATCTTTATCAGCGGAGAGGTTTTCGCTTTCGATCCTCATTTCCTGGAACTGACTCCCCTGAAGCCCTTGGAGCTACCGAACTGTGGTTCAAGCAATGATCTGGTTCAATCTGGCGACGATGAACTTTTCCTTGTTGAGACAATCATCCCTCGTAATGATTATGTGTTAGACTTCAATCGGTTAACGCTAAGAGTGTGTAGGCTAGATGTGGAGGCTGGTCAATGGGTGGTGGTCACCGATattgttgtaggcacaggggggtaa
- the LOC125586369 gene encoding uncharacterized protein LOC125586369 isoform X1, with translation MPDCVVVFDAERKSSVILEAAKLQIPVVAIVDPNVPLEFFEKIMYPVPARDSGFFEIGFSRKSSIDFAEFLTEADPLIVSLPLKFSNSGAVLNVTIEKIQIGIDLSYCRFFKMKIRSILSKKDSFRSAYRAMIIYRDITKTN, from the exons ATGCCTGATTGCGTCGTGGTGTTTGATGCCGAGAGGAAGAGCTCGGTGATTCTGGAGGCGGCGAAGCTTCAGATTCCCGTGGTGGCGATCGTGGATCCGAATGTGCCGTTGGAGTTCTTTGAGAAGATTATGTATCCTGTGCCGGCGCGTGACTCAG GGTTCTTCGAAATTGGCTTTTCTAGGAAAAGCTCCATTGACTTTGCAGAATTCCTTACAGAAGCAGACCCATTAATTGTATCTCTTCCTCTCAAGTTTTCCAACTCTGGTGCTGTCTTGAAT GTTACGATTGAGAAGATCCAAATAGGCATTGATTTAAG TTATTGCAGATTTTTTAAGATGAAAATAAGGTCAATACTTTCCAAAAAGGATAGCTTCAGATCAGCCTACCGAGCAATGATTATTTATAGGGATATAACGAAGAC GAATTGA
- the LOC125586369 gene encoding uncharacterized protein LOC125586369 isoform X2, whose product MPDCVVVFDAERKSSVILEAAKLQIPVVAIVDPNVPLEFFEKIMYPVPARDSGFFEIGFSRKSSIDFAEFLTEADPLIVSLPLKFSNSGAVLNVTIEKIQIGIDLRFFKMKIRSILSKKDSFRSAYRAMIIYRDITKTN is encoded by the exons ATGCCTGATTGCGTCGTGGTGTTTGATGCCGAGAGGAAGAGCTCGGTGATTCTGGAGGCGGCGAAGCTTCAGATTCCCGTGGTGGCGATCGTGGATCCGAATGTGCCGTTGGAGTTCTTTGAGAAGATTATGTATCCTGTGCCGGCGCGTGACTCAG GGTTCTTCGAAATTGGCTTTTCTAGGAAAAGCTCCATTGACTTTGCAGAATTCCTTACAGAAGCAGACCCATTAATTGTATCTCTTCCTCTCAAGTTTTCCAACTCTGGTGCTGTCTTGAAT GTTACGATTGAGAAGATCCAAATAGGCATTGATTTAAG ATTTTTTAAGATGAAAATAAGGTCAATACTTTCCAAAAAGGATAGCTTCAGATCAGCCTACCGAGCAATGATTATTTATAGGGATATAACGAAGAC GAATTGA